From the genome of Streptococcus lutetiensis, one region includes:
- the proB gene encoding glutamate 5-kinase: MTRNFESVKRIVIKIGTSSLVMPNGKINLEKIDQLAFVISSLMNKGLEVVLVSSGAMGFGLNVLNMDKRPTEIARQQAVSSVGQVAMMSLYSQIFSHYQTEVSQLLITRDVIEYPESLANFTNAFETLLSMGIVPIVNENDAISVDEMDHATKFGDNDRLSAIVAKVTKADLLIMLSDIDGLYDKNPNVYEDAKLREHVSEITDEIIKSAGGAGSKFGTGGMLSKIKSAQMIFDNNSQMILMNGANPRDILCALEGANIGTWFSQSK; encoded by the coding sequence ATGACACGTAATTTTGAATCAGTAAAACGAATTGTTATAAAAATCGGGACAAGTTCGCTTGTCATGCCAAATGGCAAAATTAATCTTGAAAAAATCGATCAGCTAGCTTTTGTCATCTCTAGTTTGATGAACAAGGGATTAGAAGTTGTTTTGGTATCATCTGGTGCCATGGGATTTGGTCTTAATGTCTTAAACATGGACAAACGTCCGACAGAAATTGCACGACAACAGGCTGTATCAAGTGTCGGTCAGGTGGCCATGATGAGCCTTTATTCGCAAATCTTTTCACACTATCAGACAGAAGTTAGTCAGCTTTTGATTACACGTGATGTTATTGAGTATCCAGAAAGTTTGGCAAACTTCACCAACGCTTTTGAAACTCTTCTTTCAATGGGAATTGTTCCAATCGTTAATGAAAATGATGCTATCAGTGTTGATGAAATGGATCATGCCACAAAATTCGGAGATAATGACCGTTTGTCAGCCATTGTAGCTAAAGTGACTAAAGCTGATTTGCTAATCATGTTGTCAGATATTGATGGCCTTTATGATAAAAATCCAAATGTTTATGAAGATGCTAAACTTCGTGAACATGTTAGTGAAATCACTGATGAAATCATTAAGTCAGCTGGCGGTGCTGGTAGCAAATTTGGTACAGGTGGCATGCTTAGCAAGATTAAGAGTGCCCAAATGATTTTTGACAATAATAGTCAAATGATTTTGATGAATGGAGCTAATCCACGAGATATTTTATGTGCCCTTGAAGGAGCTAATATTGGAACGTGGTTTTCACAATCTAAGTAA
- a CDS encoding ABC transporter permease, whose amino-acid sequence MNWSTVRELVKINILYSNPQTVTAVKRKQEKNPRKNFSTYKSVIRQQIFLSLFFAVIYIFMYANLNFKHYPGYFSFYTAIFFIMATLNAFSAMYSIFYESDDVKLYAHLPIKSSELYLAKVISSFGMGVTFLMPLLSLFFIAYWQMAGLFVAIIATVIVFGILFTASTVLALYVNSLVGGVIVRSNHRKLISTVLMSLSTIGAVGTILYMNVVNSKNIGSDSLTIPDRPIIPYFRGFYDVVNVPFSLAALLNFYLPLVVLLGLMIGLVKWAMPNYYQSTLYASPKKAKAKKQTKKTSKSSASLTNMMLHHHLSTLQNATLISQTYLMSLIYVVIFLTPVLVNGINLSNIPNDYFGISMLVGVILGSNCATPSTFLGVGISLEKENYHFIKSLPYPFKKFLTQKFLVLAALQAFVPAMVYLIVGAFLLKLKPLLIFGFLLGLLMMISIQGQLIYWRDYKNLNLLWQDVTQLFNRHSGQWLAFAIMMVAYLLGGGLAVGLVTLGNITQQILLINMTLAIVLLILAIVGQVLISHKFWKKISH is encoded by the coding sequence ATGAACTGGTCAACTGTTAGGGAACTCGTTAAGATTAATATTCTTTACTCAAATCCCCAAACTGTAACGGCGGTTAAACGTAAGCAAGAAAAGAATCCGAGAAAAAATTTTTCAACTTATAAAAGTGTGATTCGTCAGCAAATATTTTTAAGTTTGTTCTTTGCGGTGATTTACATTTTTATGTATGCTAATCTTAATTTTAAGCATTATCCTGGTTACTTTTCTTTTTACACAGCGATTTTCTTTATCATGGCAACCTTGAATGCTTTCTCAGCCATGTATAGTATTTTTTACGAAAGCGATGATGTGAAACTTTATGCTCACTTACCGATTAAATCCAGTGAGCTATATTTAGCAAAAGTGATTTCAAGTTTTGGTATGGGCGTGACGTTTTTGATGCCTTTGTTATCATTATTTTTTATAGCCTATTGGCAAATGGCGGGGCTATTTGTGGCGATTATTGCTACCGTGATTGTTTTTGGGATTCTCTTTACAGCTTCGACAGTATTAGCACTTTATGTGAATAGCTTGGTTGGTGGGGTGATTGTTCGCAGCAATCATCGTAAATTGATTTCAACAGTCTTGATGTCTCTTTCGACGATTGGCGCTGTCGGAACGATTCTTTATATGAATGTTGTCAACAGTAAAAATATAGGAAGTGACAGCTTGACGATTCCTGATCGTCCAATCATTCCTTATTTTAGAGGTTTTTATGACGTGGTTAATGTGCCGTTTAGCTTGGCTGCATTGTTAAACTTCTATTTACCTTTAGTCGTTCTTTTAGGCTTAATGATTGGTTTGGTTAAATGGGCAATGCCAAATTATTACCAAAGTACTTTGTATGCTAGTCCTAAAAAAGCTAAAGCTAAGAAGCAGACGAAAAAAACGTCAAAGAGCTCAGCTTCTTTAACAAATATGATGCTTCATCATCACCTTTCAACGCTTCAAAATGCAACTTTGATCAGTCAGACTTATCTCATGTCACTGATTTATGTGGTGATTTTCTTAACACCAGTTTTGGTAAATGGCATCAATCTTTCTAATATACCAAACGATTATTTCGGAATTTCAATGCTTGTTGGGGTTATTTTGGGAAGTAACTGTGCTACACCATCAACGTTTCTTGGTGTAGGAATTTCACTTGAAAAAGAGAACTATCACTTTATTAAATCACTTCCTTATCCTTTCAAGAAGTTTTTAACTCAGAAATTTCTTGTTTTGGCAGCTCTTCAAGCCTTTGTCCCTGCGATGGTTTATTTGATTGTTGGCGCCTTTCTTTTGAAACTTAAACCACTTTTGATATTTGGCTTTTTACTTGGTTTGCTTATGATGATTAGTATCCAAGGGCAACTGATTTACTGGCGTGATTATAAAAATCTTAATTTGCTTTGGCAAGATGTGACACAACTTTTTAATCGACATTCAGGTCAGTGGCTTGCTTTTGCGATTATGATGGTAGCTTATCTTCTTGGTGGTGGCTTAGCAGTAGGTTTAGTTACTCTTGGTAATATCACACAGCAAATTCTACTGATTAACATGACGCTGGCAATTGTTCTTTTGATTTTAGCAATTGTTGGTCAAGTTTTGATTAGCCACAAATTTTGGAAGAAAATCTCACATTAA
- the ftsL gene encoding cell division protein FtsL → MTEKHRNEAIANALKRRIREFSRVEKAFYGSIIITAITMAVSIIYLQSRNLQVQQQITDLNSQITEVQTDYDNAKQEVNELSSRDRVEQIAQNAGLTSQQDNIKQVE, encoded by the coding sequence ATGACTGAAAAACACCGTAATGAAGCCATTGCTAATGCTTTAAAACGTCGTATTCGAGAATTTTCGCGCGTTGAAAAAGCTTTTTATGGCTCAATTATCATAACGGCTATTACCATGGCTGTTAGTATTATTTATCTGCAAAGTCGAAATCTTCAAGTACAGCAGCAAATTACCGACTTAAATAGTCAAATTACTGAGGTACAGACAGATTATGACAACGCTAAACAAGAGGTCAATGAGCTTTCAAGCCGTGACCGTGTTGAGCAAATCGCACAGAATGCAGGCTTAACAAGTCAGCAAGATAATATTAAACAGGTGGAGTAG
- the rsmH gene encoding 16S rRNA (cytosine(1402)-N(4))-methyltransferase RsmH, whose product MTKDFHHITVLLHETVDMLDIKPDGIYVDATLGGAGHSEYLLSKLGPNGHLYAFDQDQTAIDNAQIRLKDYIEKGQVTFIKDNFRNLASNLAMHGVTEIDGILYDLGVSSPQLDERERGFSYKKDAPLDMRMNREQDLTAYDVVNTYDYHDLVRIFYKYGEDKFSKQIARKIEQARQVKPIETTAELAEIIKSAKPAKELKKKGHPAKQIFQAIRIEVNDELGAADESIQQAIDLLAVDGRISVITFHSLEDRLTKQLFKEASTVEVPKGLPFIPDDMQPKLALVNRKPILPSQEELEANNRSHSAKLRVARKVRK is encoded by the coding sequence ATGACAAAAGACTTTCATCACATTACTGTACTTCTACACGAAACCGTTGATATGCTTGATATCAAGCCAGATGGAATCTATGTAGATGCAACGCTTGGAGGAGCAGGACACAGTGAATATCTTCTCTCTAAGCTTGGGCCGAATGGTCACCTTTACGCTTTTGATCAAGACCAAACGGCTATTGATAATGCACAAATTAGATTAAAAGATTATATTGAAAAAGGACAAGTCACTTTTATCAAGGACAATTTCCGTAATCTTGCTTCAAATTTAGCTATGCATGGAGTGACTGAGATTGACGGTATTTTATACGACCTTGGGGTGTCTAGTCCGCAGTTAGATGAGCGCGAACGTGGATTTTCATATAAGAAAGACGCGCCGCTCGATATGCGTATGAATCGTGAGCAAGATTTGACAGCTTATGATGTGGTAAATACATACGACTACCATGATTTAGTGCGCATTTTTTACAAATACGGTGAGGACAAATTTTCTAAGCAAATTGCTCGCAAAATTGAGCAGGCTAGACAAGTTAAACCGATTGAAACAACAGCTGAATTAGCAGAAATTATTAAATCAGCTAAGCCTGCTAAAGAACTTAAGAAGAAAGGTCATCCAGCTAAGCAGATTTTCCAAGCTATTCGAATCGAAGTTAATGACGAGCTTGGGGCAGCTGATGAGTCTATCCAACAAGCTATTGATTTGTTAGCAGTGGATGGTCGTATTTCTGTAATTACCTTCCATTCTCTTGAGGATCGTTTGACAAAACAATTGTTCAAAGAAGCGTCAACAGTTGAGGTTCCAAAAGGTTTGCCATTTATTCCAGATGACATGCAACCAAAACTTGCTTTAGTCAATCGCAAACCAATTTTGCCTAGTCAAGAAGAATTAGAAGCCAACAATCGTTCACATTCTGCCAAGCTACGTGTGGCTAGAAAGGTTCGTAAGTAA
- the tkt gene encoding transketolase produces the protein MTFDAIDQLAVNTVRTLSIDAIQAANSGHPGLPMGAAPMAYVLWNHVMNVNPKTSRSWSNRDRFVLSAGHGSALLYSLLHLSGYDVTIDDLKNFRQWGSKTPGHPEVNHTDGVEATTGPLGQGIANAVGMAMAEAHLAAKFNKPGFDIVDHYTYALHGDGCLMEGVSQEAVSLAGHLKLGKLVLLYDSNDISLDGPTSKAFTEDIKGKFEAYGWQHILVKDGNDLEAIAKAIEEAKAETEKPSIIEVKTIIGFGAEKQGTSAVHGAPLGVDGIAYAKKTYGWEYPEFTVPEEVAKRFEVGIKFRGEAAQNAWETKFHEYEAAYPDLAAEYKAAFANKPVDVKLEDFEIGTSLASRSSSQQAIQQISAQVPSFWGGSADLSASNNTMVKVESDFQSDNYLGRNIWFGVREFAMAAAMNGIALHGGTRVYGGTFFVFSNYLLPAVRMAALQQLPTVYVMTHDSIAVGEDGPTHEPVEQLASVRSMPNLNVIRPADGNETNAAWKRALAETNRPTMLVLTRQNLPVLEGTKELAEDGVNKGAYILSEAKGDLDGILIATGSEVKLALDTQAALEAKGVHVRVVSMPAQNIFDEQDAAYKESILPANVTKRLAIEAGSSFGWGKYVGLQGKTLTIDTWGASAPGAKIFEEYGFTVDNAVSLFESL, from the coding sequence ATGACATTTGATGCTATTGATCAGTTGGCAGTAAACACTGTCCGTACGCTCTCAATTGATGCCATTCAGGCAGCCAATTCAGGTCACCCAGGCCTTCCAATGGGAGCTGCACCTATGGCTTATGTTCTTTGGAATCATGTAATGAATGTTAATCCAAAGACAAGTCGTTCTTGGTCTAACCGCGACCGTTTCGTATTGTCTGCAGGTCACGGTTCTGCTCTTTTGTATAGCCTACTTCACTTATCAGGCTACGATGTAACAATCGATGACTTGAAGAACTTCCGTCAATGGGGTTCAAAAACACCGGGTCACCCAGAAGTTAACCACACTGATGGTGTAGAAGCAACTACAGGACCTCTTGGTCAAGGTATCGCTAACGCTGTTGGTATGGCAATGGCAGAAGCTCACTTAGCTGCTAAATTTAACAAACCTGGTTTTGATATTGTAGACCACTACACTTATGCTTTGCATGGTGATGGATGCTTGATGGAAGGTGTCAGCCAAGAAGCTGTTAGTCTTGCAGGTCACTTAAAACTTGGTAAATTAGTCCTTCTTTATGATTCAAACGACATCTCACTTGATGGTCCAACATCAAAAGCCTTTACAGAAGATATTAAAGGTAAATTCGAAGCTTACGGTTGGCAACATATCTTGGTAAAAGATGGTAACGACCTTGAAGCTATTGCTAAAGCTATCGAAGAAGCTAAAGCTGAAACAGAAAAACCATCTATCATCGAAGTGAAAACAATCATTGGTTTTGGTGCCGAAAAACAAGGTACATCAGCTGTCCACGGTGCACCTCTTGGTGTTGACGGAATTGCTTACGCTAAAAAAACTTATGGTTGGGAATATCCAGAATTCACAGTTCCAGAAGAAGTTGCAAAACGTTTCGAAGTTGGTATTAAATTCCGTGGTGAAGCTGCTCAAAACGCATGGGAAACTAAATTCCATGAATACGAAGCTGCTTACCCAGACTTAGCTGCTGAATACAAAGCTGCATTTGCTAACAAACCAGTTGACGTAAAACTTGAAGACTTTGAAATCGGAACTAGCCTTGCTAGCCGTTCATCAAGTCAACAAGCTATCCAACAAATCTCAGCACAAGTTCCATCATTCTGGGGTGGTTCAGCTGACCTTTCTGCATCAAATAATACAATGGTCAAAGTAGAATCTGATTTCCAATCAGATAACTATCTTGGTCGCAACATCTGGTTTGGTGTGCGTGAATTTGCCATGGCAGCTGCTATGAATGGTATTGCCCTTCATGGTGGTACTCGTGTTTACGGTGGTACATTCTTCGTATTCTCTAACTACCTACTTCCAGCTGTTCGTATGGCAGCTCTTCAACAATTACCAACTGTTTATGTCATGACTCACGACTCAATCGCCGTTGGTGAAGATGGTCCAACTCACGAACCAGTTGAACAATTGGCTAGTGTTCGTTCTATGCCAAACCTGAACGTTATTCGTCCAGCTGATGGTAACGAAACAAACGCTGCATGGAAACGTGCTCTTGCTGAAACAAACCGTCCAACAATGCTTGTCTTGACTCGTCAAAATCTTCCTGTTCTTGAAGGAACAAAAGAATTGGCAGAAGATGGTGTGAACAAAGGTGCTTACATCCTTTCAGAAGCTAAAGGTGACCTTGACGGTATCCTTATTGCTACTGGTTCTGAAGTGAAATTAGCTCTTGATACTCAAGCTGCTTTGGAAGCTAAAGGTGTTCATGTTCGTGTGGTTTCAATGCCAGCACAAAACATCTTTGACGAACAAGATGCAGCTTACAAAGAAAGCATTCTTCCAGCTAACGTTACAAAACGTTTGGCAATTGAAGCTGGCTCAAGCTTTGGTTGGGGCAAATACGTTGGTCTCCAAGGTAAAACTCTTACAATCGATACTTGGGGAGCTTCTGCACCAGGTGCTAAAATCTTTGAAGAATATGGATTCACAGTTGATAACGCTGTTAGCCTTTTCGAATCTTTATAA
- a CDS encoding bacteriocin immunity protein, which translates to MEERCGKLYKAIKVAFEDMSVRQNVELSKILLSASNEIIKSNDAGLSAMHLEHELNLFYTHNDFQLPRGVLNLKDLTHKWAADYYEKKEVSKWIKPL; encoded by the coding sequence ATGGAAGAGCGATGTGGTAAATTGTATAAGGCAATAAAAGTAGCTTTTGAAGATATGAGTGTGCGTCAGAATGTTGAATTGTCTAAAATTTTACTGTCTGCCTCTAATGAAATCATTAAAAGTAATGATGCTGGATTGTCTGCCATGCACTTAGAGCATGAACTAAATCTTTTTTATACTCACAATGATTTTCAATTACCTCGAGGTGTTTTGAATTTGAAAGATTTAACTCACAAATGGGCAGCGGACTATTATGAAAAAAAGGAAGTTTCAAAGTGGATAAAGCCACTTTGA
- a CDS encoding DUF896 family protein, translating to MNEKKIQRINELARKKKTVGLTGPEKVEQAKLRKEYIDGYRHSFLHHIAGIKIVDEDGNDVTPEKLRQLQRERGLHGRSLDDPNS from the coding sequence ATGAATGAAAAAAAGATTCAACGCATTAATGAACTTGCACGCAAGAAAAAAACAGTTGGTTTGACTGGTCCTGAAAAAGTTGAACAAGCTAAATTGCGTAAAGAGTATATTGACGGTTACCGTCATTCATTTCTTCACCACATCGCTGGTATTAAAATCGTCGATGAAGATGGAAATGATGTGACACCAGAAAAACTTCGTCAATTACAACGTGAACGTGGTTTGCACGGTCGTAGTCTTGACGATCCAAATTCATAA
- the glyS gene encoding glycine--tRNA ligase subunit beta → MAKNLLVELGLEELPAYVVTPSEKQLGDRMAAFLKEKRLAFEGIQTFSTPRRLAVRVLGLADTQTDLIEDFKGPSKKIALDADGNFTKAAQGFVRGKGLTTDDIEFREVKGEEYVYVTKHEAGKAAKEVLVGIPEILLAMTFPVNMHWANNTFEYIRPVHTLTVLLDDEALDLDFLDIHSGRVSRGHRFLGHETEIATADSYEEDLRKVFVIADAKERQDMIVNQIKAIEKAQNVRVEIDDELLNEVLNLVEYPTAFMGSFDTKYLEVPEEVLVTSMKNHQRYFVVRDLDGNLMPNFISVRNGNENHIENVIKGNEKVLVARLEDGEFFWREDQKLKIADLVAKLDNVTFHEKIGSLSEHMKRSKVIAAYLAEKAGASAEESKALARAAEIYKFDLLTGMVGEFDELQGIMGEKYALLAGEDAAVAAAIREHYLPNSADGDLPETKVGALLALADKLDTILSFFSVGLIPSGSNDPYALRRATAGVVRIMDAFGLKIPMDELVDNLYALSFDSLTYEHKAEVMDFTRARVEKMMNKSVSKDIKEAVLAGSNFVVAEMLEAADALVEASKAEGYKAAVESLSRVFNLAEKAQAGVAVDANLFENDEEKSLAQAAADLNLAGSASDKLAQLFALSSVIDKFFDNTMVMVDNEAVKNNRLAILTELTAKASSVAAFNKLNTK, encoded by the coding sequence ATGGCTAAAAATTTACTTGTAGAACTTGGTTTAGAAGAATTACCAGCTTATGTTGTTACTCCAAGTGAAAAACAACTTGGCGACCGCATGGCAGCATTTTTAAAAGAAAAACGTTTGGCTTTTGAAGGCATTCAAACCTTCTCAACACCACGTCGTTTGGCTGTTCGTGTTCTTGGTCTTGCAGATACTCAAACTGATTTAATAGAAGACTTCAAAGGTCCTTCTAAAAAAATTGCTTTGGATGCTGATGGTAACTTTACAAAAGCTGCTCAAGGTTTTGTTCGTGGTAAAGGTTTGACAACTGATGACATCGAATTCCGCGAAGTCAAAGGTGAAGAATATGTCTACGTTACAAAACACGAAGCAGGAAAAGCTGCTAAAGAAGTCCTTGTTGGCATTCCAGAAATTTTGTTAGCTATGACTTTCCCAGTAAACATGCACTGGGCAAACAACACATTCGAATACATCCGTCCAGTTCACACATTGACTGTACTTCTTGATGACGAAGCACTTGACCTTGACTTTTTGGATATCCACTCGGGTCGTGTGAGCCGTGGTCACCGTTTTCTTGGTCACGAAACAGAAATTGCAACTGCTGATTCATACGAAGAAGATTTGCGTAAAGTTTTTGTTATCGCTGACGCAAAAGAACGTCAAGACATGATTGTTAACCAAATCAAAGCTATCGAAAAAGCTCAAAACGTTCGCGTTGAAATCGATGACGAATTGCTTAATGAAGTGCTTAACTTGGTTGAATACCCGACTGCTTTCATGGGAAGCTTCGATACTAAATACCTTGAAGTTCCAGAAGAAGTGCTTGTGACATCAATGAAAAACCACCAACGTTACTTCGTTGTTCGTGACCTTGATGGTAATTTGATGCCAAACTTCATCTCAGTTCGTAACGGTAATGAAAACCACATCGAAAACGTTATTAAAGGTAACGAAAAAGTTCTTGTTGCTCGTTTGGAAGATGGTGAATTCTTCTGGCGTGAAGACCAAAAACTTAAAATCGCTGACCTTGTAGCTAAGCTTGATAACGTAACATTCCACGAAAAAATTGGTTCACTTTCAGAACACATGAAACGTAGCAAGGTGATTGCTGCTTACCTTGCTGAAAAAGCTGGCGCTTCTGCAGAAGAAAGCAAAGCACTTGCACGCGCTGCTGAAATCTACAAATTTGACCTATTGACTGGTATGGTTGGTGAATTTGACGAATTGCAAGGTATTATGGGTGAAAAATATGCTCTTCTTGCTGGTGAAGATGCCGCAGTAGCAGCAGCTATTCGCGAACACTACCTTCCAAACTCAGCTGATGGTGACCTTCCAGAAACTAAAGTTGGTGCACTTTTGGCACTTGCTGATAAATTGGATACTATCTTGTCATTCTTCTCAGTTGGTTTGATTCCATCAGGTTCAAACGACCCATACGCTCTTCGTCGTGCGACGGCTGGTGTGGTTCGTATCATGGATGCCTTTGGCTTGAAAATTCCAATGGATGAATTGGTTGACAACCTTTATGCTTTGTCATTTGATAGTTTGACTTACGAACACAAAGCAGAAGTGATGGACTTCACTCGTGCACGTGTTGAAAAAATGATGAACAAATCAGTTTCTAAAGACATTAAAGAAGCTGTTCTTGCTGGTTCAAACTTTGTTGTGGCTGAAATGCTTGAAGCTGCTGACGCTCTTGTTGAAGCAAGCAAAGCAGAAGGTTACAAAGCCGCTGTTGAAAGTCTTTCACGTGTCTTCAACCTTGCTGAAAAAGCACAAGCAGGTGTAGCAGTTGATGCTAATTTGTTTGAAAATGATGAAGAAAAATCTTTGGCACAAGCCGCAGCTGACTTAAACTTGGCTGGTTCTGCTAGCGATAAATTGGCACAATTGTTTGCTCTAAGTTCAGTTATCGACAAATTCTTTGACAATACAATGGTTATGGTAGATAATGAAGCTGTTAAAAATAACCGCTTAGCTATTCTTACTGAATTGACAGCAAAAGCAAGCAGCGTTGCCGCATTTAACAAATTGAATACCAAATAA
- a CDS encoding glutamate-5-semialdehyde dehydrogenase, protein MGYIDELGKNAKIASQSLVKLGTAEKNRILNLVAKALLDETDFILQENVRDVEKAQENGISPVMLDRLRLDAKRIEGIVEGVRQVADLQDPIGQVVRGYTNLDGLKIVQKRVPLGVIAMIFESRPNVSVDAFSLAFKTSNAIILRGGRDAIHSNTALVTVIRKALAKAGLNKNVVQLVEDISHAVAEELMQAVDYVDVLIPRGGARLIQTVKEKSKVPVIETGVGNCHIFVDETADLEMATKIVINAKTQRPSVCNAAESLVVHEKIAEQFLPQLEAAINKVHPVEFRADQKALAIFKDAKAASEKDFATEYNDYIMSVNMVSSLDEAIDWVNRYTTHHSEAIVTKDLEHAERFQDEVDAAAVYVNASTRFTDGFVFGLGAEIGISTQKMHARGPMGLEALTSTKFYINGKGQIRE, encoded by the coding sequence ATGGGCTATATTGATGAACTAGGGAAAAATGCAAAAATCGCTTCTCAAAGTTTGGTAAAACTTGGAACAGCAGAGAAAAATCGAATCTTGAATCTAGTTGCTAAGGCTTTACTAGACGAAACAGATTTTATCTTGCAAGAAAATGTGCGAGATGTTGAAAAAGCACAAGAAAATGGCATTTCACCGGTTATGCTTGACCGTTTGCGTCTCGATGCAAAACGCATTGAAGGCATTGTGGAAGGAGTTCGTCAAGTAGCTGATTTACAAGACCCGATTGGTCAAGTCGTTCGTGGATACACTAATCTTGATGGTCTAAAAATTGTGCAAAAGCGTGTGCCTCTCGGTGTGATTGCTATGATTTTTGAAAGTCGTCCAAATGTTTCAGTCGATGCTTTCAGCTTAGCTTTTAAAACAAGTAATGCCATTATTTTACGTGGTGGGCGCGATGCAATTCATTCAAATACTGCGCTTGTAACAGTTATTCGTAAGGCTCTTGCTAAAGCAGGTCTTAATAAAAATGTTGTTCAGCTTGTTGAGGATATAAGCCATGCGGTTGCTGAAGAATTGATGCAGGCTGTTGATTATGTCGATGTTCTTATCCCACGCGGAGGAGCTCGTCTTATTCAGACTGTCAAAGAAAAATCTAAAGTTCCAGTCATTGAAACTGGTGTTGGTAATTGTCATATTTTTGTTGACGAAACAGCTGATTTGGAGATGGCGACTAAGATTGTCATCAATGCCAAAACACAACGTCCAAGTGTGTGTAATGCAGCTGAGAGTCTTGTAGTTCATGAAAAAATTGCAGAGCAGTTCTTACCTCAATTAGAAGCAGCTATTAACAAGGTTCATCCAGTGGAATTCCGTGCAGACCAAAAAGCGCTAGCTATTTTTAAAGATGCAAAAGCAGCAAGTGAGAAAGACTTTGCGACTGAATACAACGATTACATCATGTCTGTTAATATGGTATCTTCACTTGATGAAGCTATTGATTGGGTAAATCGTTATACAACGCATCATTCTGAAGCAATTGTGACAAAAGACCTTGAGCATGCCGAACGCTTCCAAGATGAAGTGGATGCAGCAGCGGTTTATGTGAATGCCTCAACACGATTTACAGATGGATTTGTCTTTGGCTTGGGAGCAGAAATTGGAATTTCTACCCAAAAAATGCATGCGCGTGGTCCAATGGGCTTAGAAGCATTAACAAGTACAAAATTTTACATTAATGGTAAAGGACAAATCAGAGAATAA
- a CDS encoding ABC transporter ATP-binding protein has translation MIRFEHVSKLYGDKEALSDLNVTIENGEIFGLIGHNGAGKTTAISILTSIIEATYGEVFVDDLALSEHHDEIKKRIGYVPDSPDLFLNLTASEYWHFLAKIYGVDEAKVEERINRLSHLFDIAGYVDELIESFSHGMRQKVIVIGALISNPDIWILDEPLTGLDPQAAFDLKKMMKEHVRSGNTVLFSTHVLAVAEQLCDRIGILKEGKLIFVGSLEELKANHPDKDLETIYLELARRKVEEG, from the coding sequence ATGATTCGTTTTGAGCATGTTTCAAAATTATATGGAGATAAGGAAGCACTTAGTGACCTTAATGTAACTATTGAGAACGGTGAGATTTTTGGTCTTATTGGTCACAATGGTGCCGGGAAAACAACGGCTATTAGTATTTTAACCTCAATTATTGAGGCTACTTACGGTGAGGTTTTTGTAGATGATTTGGCTTTGTCAGAACATCATGATGAGATTAAAAAACGTATTGGTTATGTTCCTGACTCACCAGATTTATTTTTGAATTTGACGGCGAGTGAGTACTGGCATTTCTTAGCAAAAATTTATGGTGTGGATGAAGCAAAAGTTGAAGAACGCATTAACCGTCTATCGCACTTATTTGATATTGCTGGGTATGTTGATGAATTGATTGAAAGTTTTTCACATGGTATGCGTCAAAAAGTGATTGTAATCGGAGCTTTGATTTCAAATCCAGATATTTGGATTTTGGATGAACCATTGACAGGACTTGACCCACAAGCAGCTTTTGATTTGAAAAAGATGATGAAAGAGCATGTGCGCAGTGGCAATACAGTGCTTTTCTCAACACATGTTTTGGCAGTTGCTGAACAATTGTGTGACCGCATTGGCATCTTGAAAGAAGGAAAATTGATTTTTGTTGGTTCATTAGAAGAGTTGAAAGCAAATCATCCTGATAAAGATTTAGAAACGATTTACCTAGAACTTGCTAGACGCAAGGTGGAAGAGGGGTGA